Proteins encoded within one genomic window of Saccharopolyspora pogona:
- a CDS encoding glutamate--cysteine ligase family protein: protein MGRHVDDQPFKPVDRQRYRSKMQRGLDALARMLAEGNFSFPHQQMGLEMELCLVDDQMEPSMSNAVVLEKISEPVFTTELGQQNIELNVEPQVLAGDSALELEARMRAALLRADGGAHDAGAKIVMIGTLPTLRSAHFDPNWLSRNPRYSLLNEQIFLARGEEMLLDMEGVPLDEAQSEKLRSYADSILPESACTSVQLHLQVAPEDFAAHWNAAQCLAGVQVAIGANSPFLLGKALWHETRIPLFLQATDTRPLELKNQGVRPRVWFGERWITSIFDLFEENVRYFPALLPEPEEEDPVAALEAGRAPTLAELRLHNGTIWRWNRPVYDLVGGVPHLRVENRVLPSGPSVVDIVANAAFFYGAQRALTEQDRPLWTQMSFAAAEENFYAGARHGFDAHLYWPSIGWVKPDELVLRRLLPMAHDGLRACGVSDAACERYLGVIEKRCLAKRNGSTWQRETVALLEDRGADRHGALVGMLRRYIDLADNGDPVHAWPVG from the coding sequence ATGGGAAGGCACGTGGACGATCAACCCTTCAAGCCAGTGGACCGGCAGCGGTATCGGAGCAAGATGCAGCGCGGCCTGGACGCCCTGGCCCGGATGCTCGCCGAAGGCAATTTCTCCTTCCCTCACCAGCAGATGGGGCTGGAGATGGAGCTGTGCCTGGTGGACGACCAGATGGAGCCGTCCATGTCCAACGCGGTGGTGCTGGAGAAGATCAGCGAGCCGGTGTTCACCACCGAGCTCGGCCAGCAGAACATCGAGCTCAACGTCGAGCCCCAGGTGCTGGCCGGGGACAGCGCCCTAGAGCTGGAGGCCCGGATGCGCGCCGCGCTGCTGCGCGCGGACGGCGGGGCGCACGACGCCGGGGCGAAGATCGTCATGATCGGCACGCTGCCGACGCTGCGCAGCGCACACTTCGACCCGAACTGGCTGTCGCGCAACCCGCGGTACTCGCTGCTCAATGAGCAGATCTTCCTGGCACGCGGCGAAGAAATGCTGCTGGACATGGAGGGCGTGCCGCTCGACGAGGCGCAGTCCGAGAAGCTGCGCTCCTACGCGGACTCGATCCTGCCGGAGTCGGCGTGCACCTCCGTCCAGCTGCACCTGCAGGTGGCGCCGGAGGACTTCGCGGCGCACTGGAACGCCGCGCAGTGCCTGGCCGGGGTGCAGGTGGCCATCGGCGCGAATTCCCCGTTCCTGCTGGGCAAGGCGTTGTGGCACGAGACGCGGATCCCGCTGTTCCTGCAGGCCACCGACACGCGTCCGTTGGAGTTGAAGAACCAGGGCGTGCGGCCGCGGGTGTGGTTCGGGGAGCGTTGGATCACGTCGATCTTCGACCTGTTCGAGGAGAACGTCCGCTACTTCCCGGCGTTGCTGCCGGAGCCGGAGGAAGAGGACCCGGTGGCCGCGCTGGAAGCCGGCCGGGCGCCGACGCTGGCCGAGCTGCGGCTGCACAACGGCACCATCTGGCGCTGGAACCGGCCGGTTTACGACCTGGTGGGCGGGGTTCCGCACCTGCGGGTGGAGAACCGCGTGCTGCCGTCGGGGCCGTCGGTGGTGGACATCGTCGCCAACGCCGCGTTCTTCTACGGCGCCCAGCGGGCGCTCACCGAACAAGATCGTCCATTGTGGACACAGATGTCGTTCGCGGCGGCGGAGGAGAACTTCTACGCCGGGGCGCGGCACGGCTTCGACGCGCACCTCTACTGGCCGAGCATCGGCTGGGTAAAGCCGGATGAGCTCGTGTTGCGACGCCTGCTGCCGATGGCGCACGACGGCCTGCGGGCGTGCGGGGTGTCGGACGCCGCGTGCGAGCGCTACCTGGGCGTGATCGAGAAGCGCTGCCTGGCGAAGCGCAACGGTTCGACCTGGCAGCGGGAAACCGTTGCGCTGCTGGAAGACCGCGGCGCAGACCGGCACGGCGCCCTGGTCGGTATGCTGCGCCGCTACATCGACCTCGCCGACAACGGAGACCCGGTCCACGCCTGGCCGGTGGGGTGA
- a CDS encoding transposase family protein, with protein sequence MKTQSSPAEGTEPIVHQAQLPVSRATIDYLASLITTHCRKIRSRWRKVTPGTQAIIVLAVLRHDQRLLDIAGGNRVSASTIRRWVLEVIDLLAARAPRLDRVLSKVARGGGEVVLLDGTLVRTQRRTGKNNRRNYSGKHKAHGLLFLALTDHKGNLLWFSAAKPGRASEVTTARHNNITTALRDAELGAMCDLGFTGLEDDPDEPVIIIGRRAARAHPLTDAQKQANQLVARERATCEHGFADLKNWRILTRLRMHAANATRLLRALLVLTNLEITR encoded by the coding sequence GTGAAAACCCAATCCAGCCCCGCCGAGGGCACCGAACCCATTGTGCACCAAGCCCAACTTCCCGTGTCGAGGGCCACGATCGACTACCTCGCCTCGCTGATCACCACGCACTGCAGGAAAATCCGCTCTCGCTGGCGCAAGGTGACCCCTGGTACGCAGGCGATCATCGTGCTCGCGGTGCTGCGTCACGACCAGCGGCTGCTGGACATCGCCGGCGGCAACAGGGTGTCGGCCTCGACGATCCGCCGCTGGGTGCTGGAGGTCATCGACCTGCTGGCCGCCCGTGCCCCGCGCCTGGACCGCGTCCTGAGCAAAGTGGCCCGCGGCGGGGGTGAGGTCGTGCTGCTGGATGGCACCCTGGTGCGCACCCAGCGCCGCACCGGCAAGAACAACCGGCGCAACTACAGCGGCAAACACAAAGCCCACGGCCTGCTGTTTCTCGCCCTCACCGACCACAAAGGCAACCTGTTGTGGTTCTCTGCGGCCAAACCAGGGCGGGCCTCGGAAGTCACCACCGCCCGCCACAACAACATCACCACCGCACTCCGGGACGCCGAACTCGGCGCGATGTGCGACCTCGGATTCACCGGACTGGAAGACGACCCCGACGAACCCGTGATCATCATCGGCCGCCGCGCCGCCCGCGCCCACCCGCTCACCGACGCCCAGAAACAAGCCAACCAACTCGTTGCCCGCGAACGCGCCACCTGCGAACACGGCTTCGCCGACCTCAAAAACTGGCGCATCCTCACCCGCCTACGCATGCACGCAGCCAACGCCACCCGCCTACTACGGGCCCTGCTGGTGCTGACCAACCTCGAAATCACCCGCTGA
- a CDS encoding ABC transporter substrate-binding protein, giving the protein MEDSGIRTLLLSESCAAGPSGMDTLLTDIAMFGEVLGLPENARRVTADIEGRVRAVKQRLAGTAPVDVFVYDSGEQAAFTLGGNGVGHDAQRRAGARNVFGDVPDVFADVGWEDVAARAPQAIVLVDYLAAPIQNKLEYLTGHPLVAGTPAVRDQRFSTIPLVELTEPVSPATTTARSPRSTDPSAGPDPAISMEIRALISIGVFSSCLCWWWGVDGVGWGVCGLVRGDDHFW; this is encoded by the coding sequence CTGGAGGACAGCGGTATTCGAACGCTGCTGCTCTCGGAGTCCTGCGCCGCGGGCCCGTCCGGGATGGACACGCTGCTGACCGACATCGCGATGTTCGGCGAGGTGCTGGGCCTGCCGGAGAACGCTCGGCGGGTCACGGCCGACATCGAAGGCCGGGTACGCGCGGTCAAGCAGCGACTGGCGGGCACGGCGCCGGTGGACGTCTTCGTCTACGACTCCGGCGAGCAGGCTGCATTCACCTTGGGCGGCAACGGCGTCGGCCACGACGCGCAGCGCCGGGCCGGGGCGCGCAACGTCTTCGGCGATGTGCCGGACGTCTTCGCGGACGTCGGCTGGGAGGACGTGGCGGCGCGGGCCCCGCAGGCGATCGTGCTCGTCGACTACCTGGCGGCCCCGATTCAGAACAAGCTGGAGTACCTGACGGGGCACCCGCTTGTGGCGGGCACGCCCGCGGTGCGTGACCAGCGGTTCAGCACGATCCCGCTCGTCGAACTCACCGAGCCCGTCTCACCAGCCACAACGACCGCCCGGTCCCCGAGGTCGACGGACCCCTCTGCCGGCCCTGATCCCGCAATTTCAATGGAAATCAGAGCTCTGATTTCCATTGGGGTTTTTTCATCCTGTTTGTGCTGGTGGTGGGGGGTTGACGGGGTGGGGTGGGGTGTGTGTGGGCTGGTCAGGGGCGATGATCATTTTTGGTGA
- a CDS encoding TroA family protein → MCRLLVAQIGHVTGSGDFARNRRPRRPNRLLLALVLLTLSITGCTVAESQSDGLRIENWGRIETFPEPPKRVVSLNQHATEILLSLGLGDRLVGTAYPDGHAPPPSVAAAYAQVPLLADQYPSHERILEAEPDLVVGGYASAFDDTTGRGRKRWRTAVFERCCSRSPAPRARPGWTRC, encoded by the coding sequence ATGTGCCGCTTGCTCGTCGCGCAGATCGGACACGTCACGGGGAGCGGCGATTTCGCGCGAAATCGCCGTCCGCGACGGCCCAACCGGCTCTTGCTTGCCCTCGTCCTCCTCACGCTCTCCATCACTGGCTGCACCGTCGCCGAATCGCAGAGTGACGGGCTGCGAATCGAGAACTGGGGTCGCATCGAGACGTTCCCGGAGCCGCCGAAGCGCGTGGTGAGCCTCAACCAGCACGCCACCGAGATCCTGTTGTCGCTGGGCTTGGGCGATCGGCTGGTCGGCACCGCCTACCCGGACGGCCACGCGCCGCCGCCGTCGGTGGCCGCCGCCTACGCCCAGGTGCCGCTGCTCGCCGACCAGTACCCGTCCCACGAGCGCATCCTCGAAGCCGAGCCCGACCTGGTCGTCGGCGGCTACGCCAGCGCCTTCGACGACACGACCGGCCGGGGCCGGAAACGCTGGAGGACAGCGGTATTCGAACGCTGCTGCTCTCGGAGTCCTGCGCCGCGGGCCCGTCCGGGATGGACACGCTGCTGA
- a CDS encoding superoxide dismutase, whose amino-acid sequence MAQYVLPELDYDYAALEPAIAGEINELHHSKHHAAYVKGANDTVEKIAEAREKGDFSSIVGLETTLAFNLAGHSLHLVWWKILSPGGGDKPTGELAAAIDEDFGSFDKFRAQMEAVSTTIQGNGWGVLAWDPVGRRLITQQLRDHHSNLSIATTPLLVFDIWEHAYYLQYRNVKADYVKHLWNVVNWDEVAARFADARAGYNGLRLPNA is encoded by the coding sequence ATGGCGCAGTACGTGTTGCCGGAGTTGGACTACGACTACGCGGCGTTGGAGCCGGCGATCGCCGGTGAGATCAACGAGTTGCACCACAGCAAGCACCACGCGGCGTACGTCAAGGGCGCCAACGACACGGTGGAGAAGATCGCCGAGGCGCGGGAGAAGGGCGACTTCTCCTCCATCGTGGGGTTGGAGACCACGCTGGCGTTCAACCTGGCGGGGCACTCGCTGCACCTGGTGTGGTGGAAGATCCTCTCACCGGGCGGCGGGGACAAGCCAACCGGCGAGCTGGCGGCGGCCATCGATGAGGACTTCGGTTCCTTCGACAAGTTCCGCGCCCAGATGGAGGCGGTGTCGACCACGATCCAGGGCAACGGCTGGGGCGTGCTGGCCTGGGACCCGGTGGGTCGGCGGTTGATCACGCAGCAGTTGCGGGACCACCACTCGAACCTGTCGATCGCCACGACCCCGCTGCTGGTGTTCGACATCTGGGAGCACGCGTACTACCTGCAGTACCGCAACGTGAAGGCCGACTACGTCAAGCACCTGTGGAACGTGGTCAACTGGGACGAGGTCGCCGCGCGCTTCGCCGACGCCCGCGCCGGCTACAACGGCCTCCGCCTCCCCAACGCCTGA
- a CDS encoding MFS transporter: MVDRSASRAGAGPSEDPGNLTSSSTSDEPTASTDSGGGMFRSLRERNYRYYASGQVVSLTGTWMQRAAQDWLVLELSGGSPAALGVAVALQFIPTLLLTLWAGVVADRIDKRRMLIGTQSALGACGLALGLLNVTGLVQLWHVFVLCFVLGCFAAVDAPVRQSFVVEMVGQAQLTNAVALNSMTFNLARIVGPAIAGVLITAIGTGWVFLANGLSSVAVVAGLALMDQAALHRVKPPPKQRGQLRAGLRYVRGRPDLIVVMVLVFCLGTFGMNFESTFAVIARNTFERDADGYGLLITMLAIGTLTGAALAARRSGRGVPRLRLMLLGAAVFGVLEAAASLMPTYELFAVALIPVGVAVMTFTTSANSTVQLAVEPTMRGRVMGLYMLLFLGGKPLGGLASGWIAEVLGPRWPILLGGLASLAAALGGVAVLAWRQRGAGSVGGGVARSRRLG; this comes from the coding sequence GTGGTTGACCGATCCGCATCGCGCGCGGGAGCAGGCCCGAGCGAGGATCCGGGCAACCTCACATCGTCGTCCACATCGGACGAACCGACCGCCTCCACCGACTCCGGCGGCGGCATGTTCCGCTCGCTGCGGGAGCGCAACTACCGCTACTACGCCTCCGGTCAGGTCGTGTCGCTGACCGGCACGTGGATGCAGCGCGCGGCGCAGGACTGGCTTGTGCTGGAGCTCTCCGGCGGCAGCCCCGCCGCGCTCGGCGTGGCGGTCGCCCTGCAGTTCATCCCGACGTTGCTGCTGACGCTGTGGGCCGGAGTCGTCGCGGATCGCATTGACAAGCGGCGCATGCTCATCGGCACCCAGAGTGCGCTCGGCGCGTGCGGGCTGGCGCTGGGGCTGCTCAACGTCACCGGCCTCGTGCAGCTCTGGCACGTCTTCGTGCTGTGCTTCGTGCTCGGGTGCTTCGCGGCGGTGGACGCGCCCGTGCGGCAGTCGTTCGTCGTCGAGATGGTCGGGCAAGCGCAGCTCACCAACGCCGTCGCGCTGAACTCGATGACCTTCAACCTGGCCCGCATCGTCGGCCCGGCCATCGCCGGGGTGCTGATCACCGCGATCGGCACCGGCTGGGTGTTCCTGGCCAACGGGTTGAGCTCGGTCGCCGTGGTCGCCGGGCTGGCGCTGATGGATCAGGCGGCGCTGCACCGGGTCAAGCCGCCGCCGAAGCAACGCGGCCAACTGCGCGCCGGGCTGCGCTATGTGCGCGGGCGTCCGGATCTGATCGTGGTGATGGTGCTGGTGTTCTGCCTCGGCACCTTCGGCATGAACTTCGAGAGCACGTTCGCGGTGATCGCGCGCAACACCTTCGAGCGGGACGCCGACGGTTACGGCCTGCTGATCACCATGCTCGCGATCGGGACGTTGACCGGGGCGGCGCTGGCGGCCCGCCGAAGTGGGCGCGGAGTGCCGCGGCTGCGGCTGATGCTGCTGGGCGCCGCGGTTTTCGGCGTGCTGGAGGCGGCGGCGTCGCTGATGCCGACCTACGAGCTGTTCGCGGTGGCGCTGATCCCGGTCGGGGTCGCCGTCATGACGTTCACCACCAGCGCGAACTCGACCGTCCAGCTGGCCGTGGAGCCGACCATGCGCGGCCGGGTCATGGGCCTGTACATGCTGCTGTTCCTGGGTGGAAAACCGCTGGGTGGGCTGGCTTCCGGGTGGATCGCCGAGGTGCTCGGGCCACGCTGGCCGATCCTGCTGGGCGGGCTGGCGTCGTTGGCCGCCGCGCTCGGCGGGGTCGCGGTGCTGGCATGGCGTCAGCGCGGTGCTGGTTCGGTGGGCGGAGGAGTTGCCCGATCGCGGAGGTTAGGCTAA
- a CDS encoding MarR family winged helix-turn-helix transcriptional regulator, producing the protein MSDIAERERTLASRLRLAVVRLNRRLRAQSADLKITLSQLSALSCLHKTGAMTPGELAAREGVQPPSMTRVIAALEDAGLVARRAHPTDGRQAIVELTEAGRARIDEEVSIRERWLDQQLVDLSGEERRVLSQAVEIIDRLASR; encoded by the coding sequence GTGTCCGATATCGCGGAGCGAGAGCGCACCCTGGCGAGTCGTCTGCGGCTCGCGGTCGTTCGCCTGAATCGGCGGCTGCGCGCGCAGAGCGCCGACTTGAAGATCACGCTGTCCCAGCTGTCGGCGCTGTCCTGCCTGCACAAGACCGGCGCGATGACGCCGGGCGAGCTGGCAGCGAGGGAAGGCGTCCAGCCGCCGTCGATGACCAGGGTGATCGCCGCCCTGGAAGACGCCGGGCTGGTCGCCCGTCGAGCCCACCCGACCGACGGTCGGCAGGCCATCGTGGAGCTGACCGAGGCCGGTCGGGCCCGCATAGACGAAGAGGTCTCGATCCGGGAGCGCTGGCTGGACCAGCAGCTCGTGGACCTGTCCGGAGAGGAACGCCGGGTGCTGTCCCAGGCGGTCGAGATCATCGACCGACTGGCCAGCCGATGA
- a CDS encoding IS1380 family transposase: MQASHSVGAVSVRFDDPNLVSCAGLVPVLRLAEQVGVADLAEQTVKLSPDVGSAGANPGVKVSSIVAGMACGADSFEDLGVIRHGGMSRLFDGIRAPSTLGTFLRGFTYGHVAQLEKLGRIVLERLAGRCGLLPGADELVFVDIDSKIKEVYGAGKQGSAYGYTKVRGLNYLMATISTPGTAPVVAATRMRGGNANSARGAASLITSATKTARACGATGTIVVRGDSAFFTGPVIAAIRKAGAYFSVTAKHTATVKAAIAGIDENTWQTVRFNRPVFDDRAKQWIYEGEIAETTLEAFTNVTQNPGRAVTARLIVRRTRITTTDATGELFPVWLYHAIFTDSPHELLTAEAEHRGRAGTIEQVFADLNDSAAAHLPSGQLAANGAWLSLAALTHNLMRAAGSLASQFHAKARTTTLRRHLITIPARIARSARRIVLHLPADWHWKQAFTSLFTATHPPPAGACP, encoded by the coding sequence ATGCAAGCATCGCATAGTGTCGGCGCGGTGTCGGTGAGGTTCGATGATCCGAATCTCGTGTCGTGTGCGGGATTGGTGCCGGTGTTGCGGCTGGCCGAGCAGGTCGGGGTGGCTGATCTGGCTGAGCAGACGGTGAAATTGTCGCCGGATGTGGGGTCGGCGGGGGCGAATCCGGGTGTGAAGGTGTCCTCGATCGTGGCGGGGATGGCCTGTGGTGCGGACTCGTTCGAGGATCTGGGTGTGATCCGCCACGGTGGCATGTCGCGGTTGTTCGACGGGATCCGGGCGCCGTCGACGCTGGGCACGTTTCTGCGTGGGTTCACCTATGGGCATGTGGCGCAGCTGGAGAAGCTGGGCCGGATCGTGCTGGAACGCCTGGCCGGGCGGTGCGGGTTGTTGCCGGGGGCCGATGAGCTGGTGTTCGTCGATATCGACTCGAAGATCAAAGAGGTCTACGGGGCGGGGAAGCAGGGCTCGGCGTATGGGTATACGAAGGTGCGGGGCCTGAACTATCTGATGGCCACGATCTCCACCCCCGGTACGGCGCCGGTGGTGGCGGCGACCCGGATGCGGGGTGGTAACGCCAATTCCGCCCGCGGCGCGGCGTCACTGATCACCTCGGCGACCAAGACGGCCCGGGCGTGTGGTGCGACGGGGACGATCGTGGTGCGGGGTGATTCGGCGTTTTTCACCGGCCCGGTCATCGCCGCGATCCGCAAAGCCGGGGCGTATTTCTCGGTCACCGCCAAACACACCGCGACTGTGAAGGCCGCGATCGCCGGGATCGACGAGAACACATGGCAGACCGTGCGTTTCAACCGGCCGGTCTTCGACGACCGCGCCAAGCAGTGGATCTATGAGGGCGAGATCGCCGAAACGACACTGGAGGCGTTCACCAACGTCACCCAGAATCCCGGCCGTGCGGTCACCGCCCGGCTGATCGTGCGCCGCACCCGGATCACCACCACCGATGCCACCGGCGAGTTGTTCCCGGTCTGGCTTTATCACGCGATCTTCACCGACTCCCCGCACGAGCTGCTCACCGCCGAGGCCGAGCACCGCGGCCGCGCCGGGACGATCGAGCAAGTCTTCGCCGACCTCAACGACTCCGCCGCGGCCCACCTGCCCTCCGGGCAGCTCGCCGCCAACGGCGCCTGGCTGTCCCTGGCCGCGCTGACCCACAACCTGATGCGTGCCGCAGGCAGTCTCGCGTCGCAGTTCCACGCCAAAGCCCGCACCACCACCCTGCGGCGGCACCTCATCACGATCCCGGCCCGTATCGCCCGCTCCGCCCGCCGCATCGTGCTGCACCTCCCGGCCGACTGGCACTGGAAACAGGCCTTCACCAGCCTGTTCACCGCAACCCACCCCCCGCCAGCCGGGGCCTGCCCCTGA
- a CDS encoding NCS2 family permease: MVDRDVSKRSLLDRYFKITDRGSSVGREVRGGVVTFVTVAYIIVLNPLILGSYSAEDAGAKRDVLGNILPVSQVAATTALVAGVMTILFGLVANYPFAIAAGLGINTLLAVTIAPQVTWPEAMGLVVVDGIIILILVATGFRTAVFNAVPPELKAAIAVGVGMFITFVGLVDSGFVRRLPDAANTTVPVGLGIDGSIASWPTAVFVFGLVLTSVLVARKVRGSILISVAVTTVLAIIVESVFHAGPSEGTNPYGWNLGYPAIPGQVVGLPDLSLVGDISFGAWTRLPALAAAMLVFTLVLANFFDAMGTMTGLGKEGGLADKDGNLPGIGKALAVEGVGAVAGGLGSASSNTVFVESASGIAEGARTGLANVITGVLFLAAMFFTPLYQVIPVEAAAPALVVVGAMMLTQIRQIDLSDFSIALPAFLTIVVMPFTYSIANGIGAGFISYVLLQVFTGRVRTVHPLMWVVSAAFVLYFCSGPFSALFGI; the protein is encoded by the coding sequence ATGGTGGATCGAGACGTTTCCAAGAGGTCGCTGCTGGACAGGTATTTCAAGATCACCGACCGTGGGTCCAGCGTCGGGCGGGAAGTTCGCGGCGGCGTGGTCACCTTCGTCACGGTCGCCTACATCATCGTGCTCAACCCGCTGATCCTCGGCAGCTACTCCGCCGAGGACGCCGGCGCCAAGCGCGACGTGCTCGGCAACATCTTGCCGGTGTCGCAGGTCGCCGCGACCACGGCGCTGGTCGCGGGTGTGATGACGATCCTGTTCGGACTCGTCGCCAACTACCCGTTCGCGATCGCCGCCGGGCTCGGCATCAACACGCTGCTGGCGGTGACCATCGCGCCGCAGGTGACGTGGCCGGAGGCCATGGGCCTGGTGGTGGTGGACGGCATCATCATCCTGATCCTGGTCGCCACCGGCTTCCGGACCGCAGTGTTCAACGCGGTGCCACCCGAGCTCAAGGCCGCGATCGCGGTCGGTGTCGGTATGTTCATCACGTTCGTCGGCCTGGTCGACTCCGGGTTCGTGCGGCGGCTGCCGGACGCGGCCAACACGACGGTGCCGGTCGGGCTGGGCATCGACGGTTCGATTGCCTCGTGGCCGACCGCGGTGTTCGTCTTCGGTCTGGTGCTGACCTCGGTGCTGGTGGCGCGCAAGGTGCGGGGCTCGATCCTGATCAGCGTGGCCGTCACCACGGTGCTGGCGATCATCGTCGAGTCGGTCTTCCACGCGGGCCCGTCGGAGGGCACCAACCCCTACGGCTGGAACCTCGGCTATCCGGCGATCCCGGGGCAGGTCGTCGGGCTGCCGGACCTGTCGCTGGTCGGCGACATCTCCTTCGGCGCGTGGACCCGGCTGCCCGCGCTGGCCGCCGCGATGCTGGTGTTCACGCTGGTGCTGGCGAACTTCTTCGACGCCATGGGCACCATGACCGGCCTCGGCAAGGAAGGCGGGCTCGCCGACAAGGACGGCAATCTGCCGGGCATCGGCAAGGCGCTGGCCGTTGAGGGCGTCGGCGCGGTCGCGGGTGGCTTGGGCTCGGCGAGCTCCAACACCGTGTTCGTGGAGTCCGCGTCCGGCATCGCGGAGGGGGCGCGGACCGGGCTGGCGAACGTGATCACCGGTGTGCTGTTCCTGGCGGCGATGTTCTTCACCCCGCTCTACCAGGTCATCCCGGTGGAGGCGGCGGCTCCGGCGCTGGTGGTGGTCGGGGCGATGATGCTGACCCAGATCCGGCAGATCGACCTGTCGGACTTCAGCATCGCGCTGCCCGCGTTCCTGACGATCGTGGTGATGCCGTTCACCTACTCGATCGCCAACGGCATCGGCGCGGGCTTCATCAGCTACGTGCTGCTGCAGGTGTTCACCGGCCGCGTCCGCACCGTGCACCCGCTGATGTGGGTCGTCTCGGCGGCGTTCGTGCTCTACTTCTGCTCCGGTCCGTTCAGCGCGCTCTTCGGCATCTGA
- a CDS encoding DUF2530 domain-containing protein: protein MAKDSEPTPSAPGHRPVPPLPRRLADPTPVVLFGTALWFAGAILFGIRDWTGGSWEIQFWTCLAGGALGIIGYGVFRWQRSAARRGSRGAWKGLSGLDG from the coding sequence GTGGCAAAAGACAGCGAACCCACCCCCTCGGCACCAGGCCACCGACCGGTCCCGCCGCTCCCGCGGAGGCTGGCGGACCCGACCCCGGTGGTGCTGTTCGGCACCGCGCTGTGGTTCGCCGGGGCGATCCTGTTCGGCATCCGCGACTGGACCGGCGGCTCCTGGGAAATCCAGTTCTGGACCTGCCTGGCCGGCGGCGCGCTCGGCATCATCGGCTACGGGGTGTTCCGCTGGCAGCGCTCGGCGGCGCGCCGCGGCTCCCGCGGAGCTTGGAAGGGCCTGTCCGGACTCGACGGCTGA
- a CDS encoding ESX secretion-associated protein EspG, producing MPKLDVDRLEFAILVERAGLTRIPVIASYSNYGTTVKDIPREFDAAEQRVRDRGLINPGGVNDRVMELLGIYAHTTVEYDLRFSSKKESELRAAVSKANKTAVRTVVDGDRIILEPVHPNDLIPALVSALPAHPPARIRPPLSVDLAEMRAAMNEVRRRGDEDPQAIEQSLRARGVNVASFRKVTQLLDGPRLGLGEIGVTIWGDRRKEYRGDQTLRIIDLQQGRTAVYNSGTQRMFAGADMSTFTRVLGELTTRTQREAAAAW from the coding sequence GTGCCCAAGCTCGACGTCGACCGACTCGAATTCGCGATCCTAGTCGAACGCGCCGGACTCACCCGAATCCCGGTGATCGCGTCGTACAGCAACTACGGGACGACCGTCAAAGACATACCGCGCGAGTTCGACGCAGCCGAGCAACGGGTCCGCGACCGCGGCCTGATCAACCCGGGCGGCGTGAACGACCGGGTCATGGAACTGCTGGGCATCTACGCGCACACGACGGTCGAGTACGACCTGCGGTTCTCGTCCAAGAAGGAAAGCGAGCTGCGGGCGGCGGTGTCCAAGGCGAACAAGACGGCGGTACGCACGGTCGTCGACGGCGACCGGATCATCCTGGAGCCGGTGCACCCCAACGACCTGATCCCAGCCCTGGTGTCGGCGCTGCCGGCACACCCGCCGGCGCGGATCCGCCCGCCGCTGAGCGTCGACCTGGCGGAGATGCGCGCGGCGATGAACGAGGTGCGCCGCCGCGGCGACGAGGACCCGCAGGCGATCGAGCAGAGCCTGCGCGCCCGCGGCGTGAACGTGGCGAGCTTCCGCAAGGTGACGCAGCTGCTGGACGGACCGCGCCTCGGCCTCGGTGAGATCGGCGTCACGATCTGGGGCGACCGCCGCAAGGAGTACCGCGGGGATCAGACGCTCCGCATCATCGACCTGCAGCAAGGCCGCACGGCGGTCTACAACAGCGGAACGCAGCGGATGTTCGCGGGGGCGGACATGAGCACGTTCACGCGAGTGCTAGGAGAGCTGACGACGAGGACCCAGCGCGAGGCGGCGGCGGCCTGGTAG
- a CDS encoding DUF3558 domain-containing protein, translating to MLRRATLTAVSLLAVLGASACSPSGATNPPKTTTESASSTATTPKVENPKNLKAVTDACKLLAEEQVARLGGDAGAKPPEGSNSEEYGEPQCKWRNDAFNATIAINTKHGGLAEIQSFIESSDSFKPTQVGGYQGARVDEQSTLCRIELAVADDQSLEVNYFKNAGGTPEMNDPCGFAEKITSEALTNVPGA from the coding sequence GTGCTACGCCGCGCAACTCTGACCGCCGTGTCACTACTCGCCGTCCTTGGAGCATCGGCATGCTCTCCAAGCGGAGCGACCAACCCGCCGAAGACCACGACCGAATCGGCTTCTTCGACCGCTACTACCCCGAAGGTCGAAAATCCGAAGAACCTCAAGGCAGTCACCGACGCGTGCAAGTTGTTGGCCGAGGAACAGGTCGCGCGGCTTGGCGGCGACGCCGGGGCAAAACCCCCGGAGGGGAGCAACTCCGAGGAGTACGGCGAGCCTCAGTGCAAGTGGCGAAACGATGCCTTCAACGCCACGATCGCAATCAACACCAAGCACGGCGGACTCGCAGAAATCCAAAGCTTCATCGAGTCGAGCGACAGCTTCAAACCGACGCAGGTGGGCGGCTACCAGGGAGCACGAGTCGACGAGCAGAGCACACTGTGCCGAATCGAGCTCGCGGTTGCCGATGACCAGTCACTTGAAGTCAACTACTTCAAGAACGCTGGGGGGACCCCGGAGATGAATGACCCGTGCGGCTTCGCAGAGAAGATCACCAGCGAAGCCCTGACGAACGTACCGGGCGCCTGA